A genomic window from Ruminiclostridium cellulolyticum H10 includes:
- a CDS encoding thioredoxin family protein, with protein sequence MRKFPLYLLVLFLVVQWCSLRVWAESDNKVTSVYFYSPTCASCRSMSDFLDKFSASHKNLDLRKYDISDLRYKSLLDKYSEAYNVSPEDKGIVPVVFIRDKYFTDEEFIRANFEKVLNTPGAETLEINNDLAQTPEKDIRRFKGLEIVLLVLVVLLLIKLNWKRQGTNCRREYSDK encoded by the coding sequence ATGAGAAAGTTTCCGCTTTACCTTTTAGTATTGTTTTTGGTGGTACAGTGGTGTTCTTTAAGAGTTTGGGCAGAAAGTGATAATAAAGTCACGTCAGTATACTTTTACAGCCCTACATGTGCCTCCTGCAGGAGTATGTCGGACTTCCTTGATAAATTCAGTGCAAGCCATAAAAACCTTGATTTAAGGAAGTATGATATATCTGATTTGAGATACAAAAGTCTTCTGGACAAGTATAGTGAAGCATACAATGTTTCCCCGGAAGATAAGGGAATTGTCCCTGTTGTTTTTATCCGGGACAAATATTTTACTGATGAGGAGTTCATCAGAGCTAATTTTGAAAAAGTGTTGAATACTCCCGGGGCTGAAACTCTGGAAATTAATAATGATTTGGCTCAAACCCCTGAAAAAGATATTAGAAGGTTTAAAGGCCTGGAAATAGTTTTACTTGTTCTAGTAGTTCTTCTGCTTATTAAGCTCAATTGGAAGCGGCAAGGGACAAATTGCCGCAGAGAATATAGTGATAAATAA
- the pelA gene encoding pectate lyase, translated as MITKTRSQIPKVLLITMLVSVFSLILLFPKHAFASTPDWKSVLKNSDSWFGSSEGIALADSIVKYQLADGGWRKDMTTSTSGSWGKSTIDNDTTTSQIKVLAKTYNQTKNTKYLTSCQKGIDLLLNGQYSNGGWPQVFNDAGTYHAHITYNDNAMIHVMNLLTDVSKKSGDYTFIDSTRASKAGGAVQKGIQCILNTQIIVNGIKTAWCQQHDELTLKPTSGRAYELPSICTSESVGIVNYLKGISNPSTEITNAINSAVNWFAQVKILGIKVVDTGDDRIVVSDSQAPPIWARFYEMGTNRAMFVDRDGSIHYQMSEISQERRDGYDWYGDWPKNLVKDTVIPTPIPDGQYIKSLIVSDTDNAADWSIQTNLQVGDTIYGDRTFKVVQIPQSLAGAEWIRTACDSKLYTSDEASFTAKSDITVYAALDTRVTSIPAWFGSWTKTDETLSTDNAVTYNIYKKDFTTGSSVVLGTNGASSSVVNYTVMVKPKSIILKGDVNGDGAVDALDFALVKRYLLNGVTDGMNLQAADMNNDNSVNAIDLALIRGDILY; from the coding sequence ATGATAACAAAAACAAGATCTCAAATCCCAAAGGTTTTATTAATAACAATGCTGGTCTCGGTTTTTTCTTTAATTCTACTATTTCCAAAACATGCATTTGCTTCAACCCCGGATTGGAAGAGTGTACTTAAAAATTCAGACTCATGGTTTGGCAGTTCAGAGGGAATTGCACTAGCAGACAGTATAGTCAAGTACCAGCTTGCAGACGGAGGCTGGAGAAAGGACATGACAACAAGTACCAGCGGGTCATGGGGCAAATCTACCATAGATAATGATACAACTACTTCTCAAATAAAAGTTCTGGCGAAAACATACAATCAAACAAAAAACACTAAATATCTCACTTCGTGTCAAAAGGGCATTGACCTTTTACTGAACGGACAGTACTCAAATGGCGGCTGGCCACAGGTATTCAATGATGCCGGAACGTATCATGCACACATTACCTACAATGACAATGCCATGATTCATGTCATGAACTTATTGACCGATGTTTCAAAAAAGTCAGGGGATTACACCTTTATTGATTCAACCAGAGCTTCAAAAGCAGGCGGTGCTGTTCAAAAAGGTATTCAGTGTATATTAAATACACAAATTATTGTAAATGGTATAAAAACCGCGTGGTGTCAGCAGCATGATGAATTAACTCTGAAACCTACCAGTGGAAGGGCCTATGAATTGCCCTCTATTTGCACCAGTGAGAGTGTGGGCATAGTAAACTACTTAAAAGGAATCAGCAACCCCAGCACTGAGATAACAAACGCCATCAATTCTGCCGTTAACTGGTTTGCACAGGTTAAAATACTAGGGATTAAAGTAGTTGACACTGGAGATGACAGAATAGTTGTCAGCGATTCTCAAGCACCGCCTATATGGGCCCGCTTTTATGAAATGGGTACTAATAGGGCGATGTTCGTTGACCGTGACGGCTCCATTCATTATCAAATGTCAGAAATTAGTCAGGAAAGAAGAGATGGTTATGATTGGTATGGTGATTGGCCCAAAAACCTTGTTAAAGATACCGTTATACCCACACCTATTCCCGATGGTCAATATATAAAATCTTTGATAGTAAGCGACACGGATAATGCCGCAGACTGGTCTATTCAGACCAATTTACAGGTAGGAGATACAATATATGGAGACAGAACCTTCAAAGTTGTTCAAATTCCCCAAAGCCTTGCAGGTGCTGAATGGATAAGAACAGCATGCGATTCAAAACTATACACCTCAGATGAAGCCTCCTTTACTGCAAAATCGGATATAACTGTTTATGCGGCCCTAGACACAAGAGTTACCAGCATACCTGCCTGGTTTGGCAGCTGGACCAAAACCGACGAAACATTAAGTACAGATAATGCCGTTACATATAATATTTATAAAAAGGATTTTACTACCGGTTCAAGCGTGGTACTTGGAACTAACGGGGCATCCTCAAGTGTAGTGAATTACACCGTGATGGTAAAGCCTAAATCCATAATTCTCAAAGGTGACGTAAATGGAGATGGGGCAGTAGATGCTTTGGATTTTGCACTTGTAAAGAGGTACTTACTGAATGGAGTAACTGATGGAATGAATTTACAGGCAGCAGATATGAATAATGATAATTCCGTAAATGCAATCGATCTGGCACTCATTAGAGGTGATATTTTGTACTGA
- a CDS encoding pectinesterase family protein, producing MKRERFFQLALIFVFVFQTIVGSFLMSKVGAVSYDLIVAKDGSGNYTTVQAAINSAPSNSQTRTKIYIKNGTYKEKINISSSKINISLIGQSKAGTILTYNDAASTKTSSGGTLGTTGSASVTIAGNGFQAENITFENSYDEKAYGNSQAVAVLAKADKMIFKGCSFKGNQDTLYANGDARRQYYYNCYIEGDVDFIFGSANAVFDSCEIFSLNRSGGCITAPSTKANQKGYLIYKCKLTSSSSPKTIYLGRPWIPSSDTVQTTPKVLYRECELGSHITDTGWTVMSGNDPANFEMWEYNNTGTGANTYRKQLPSVKAADYTIEKFLSGSDGWNPNIDSNTPVPIPDGQYIKSLVINDTVNAVNWSVQSNLQVGDIIYGDRTYKFTQVPQKLLGSEWIKTACNSKIYTSDLASFTAKSDVTVYIGLDTRVTSIPGWLSSWTDTGESLVSDNSSVAYNIYKKDFMAYSLVTLGTNGASSSTVNYAVIVKSNTYDFLLGDANGDGEVNSLDYATLKSYLLGKISLSQEAMKTVDFNNDNTIDAIDLALFRINLLGGPIYNML from the coding sequence ATGAAAAGGGAAAGATTTTTTCAGCTAGCTTTGATTTTTGTCTTTGTGTTTCAAACCATAGTTGGCTCATTTTTAATGTCTAAAGTGGGAGCGGTGTCCTATGATTTGATTGTAGCAAAGGACGGAAGCGGTAATTATACTACGGTACAGGCAGCTATAAACAGTGCACCTTCCAATAGCCAAACCAGAACAAAAATATACATTAAAAACGGAACATATAAAGAAAAAATAAATATTTCGTCGTCTAAAATAAATATTTCATTGATTGGACAAAGTAAGGCAGGCACGATTTTAACCTATAATGATGCAGCGAGTACAAAAACATCTTCGGGCGGAACATTAGGTACGACGGGAAGTGCCAGTGTTACCATTGCAGGTAATGGTTTTCAGGCGGAAAACATTACTTTTGAAAATTCATATGATGAAAAAGCTTATGGCAACAGTCAGGCTGTAGCTGTTCTTGCTAAAGCAGACAAAATGATATTTAAAGGCTGTTCATTCAAGGGTAATCAGGATACACTATATGCAAACGGAGATGCTCGCAGGCAATACTACTATAACTGCTATATTGAGGGAGATGTGGATTTCATTTTTGGATCTGCAAATGCGGTATTTGATAGTTGTGAAATTTTTTCTCTCAACAGAAGCGGAGGGTGTATAACGGCACCCAGCACCAAGGCAAATCAAAAGGGATATCTTATATACAAGTGCAAGCTGACAAGTAGCTCAAGTCCCAAAACTATTTATCTAGGAAGACCCTGGATTCCCAGTTCCGATACTGTTCAGACAACGCCAAAGGTATTATATAGGGAGTGTGAACTAGGCTCTCATATTACTGATACAGGTTGGACTGTCATGTCGGGCAATGATCCTGCAAATTTTGAAATGTGGGAATATAATAATACAGGCACAGGTGCGAATACATATAGAAAGCAGCTTCCGTCAGTGAAGGCAGCCGATTACACAATAGAGAAATTTCTTTCAGGGTCTGACGGTTGGAATCCGAATATAGATAGTAATACTCCTGTACCGATTCCTGACGGGCAATACATAAAGTCACTGGTTATAAACGATACCGTAAATGCCGTAAACTGGTCTGTTCAGTCAAATTTACAAGTCGGAGACATAATTTACGGTGATAGGACATATAAATTCACACAGGTTCCACAAAAGCTTCTGGGTTCAGAGTGGATAAAGACAGCATGTAATTCCAAAATTTATACATCTGACTTGGCGTCTTTTACTGCAAAATCGGATGTAACTGTTTATATTGGCCTGGACACCAGAGTAACAAGTATTCCCGGCTGGCTGAGCAGCTGGACTGATACGGGTGAATCATTAGTAAGTGATAATAGTTCAGTTGCGTACAACATATACAAAAAGGATTTCATGGCATATTCTCTTGTAACACTTGGCACCAACGGTGCATCCTCAAGTACTGTCAACTACGCGGTTATTGTTAAGTCAAATACGTATGATTTCCTTTTAGGTGATGCAAATGGTGATGGGGAGGTAAACTCTCTTGATTATGCCACTCTTAAGTCATATCTACTGGGAAAGATAAGTTTATCGCAGGAAGCCATGAAGACGGTAGATTTTAATAATGATAATACAATAGATGCTATTGATTTGGCTTTGTTCAGAATAAATCTTTTAGGCGGGCCTATATATAACATGCTGTAA
- a CDS encoding ABC transporter ATP-binding protein, whose protein sequence is MEKKPKDVSNLASIKNNFFALKIAWSLTKSNVIHVLLLNILGYFEWVFFSTIFMRYIINALEKKMSFESIMVFILISGGAFALIGLYRSYVNNVTFTLNSTKIYEGLYLKLYKKARNVELSCFEDAEFYNKYTMAIDDAADKIAIVVNNVWGILVGIIATGVVFFSMYDIDKVAVLFVIFPIIGNFVFGGFMNKLELKRYKEGIPNERVFQYVNRVMYLAEYAKEMRLSKVYQLIKEKYNEALKRIVSIAGKYAPKLIVMEVLKVVFTFSIIFEGVLLYGAYRAMVVKSISLSEMAVLSSTMVSATWILIGLFNNIVEAMKNGLFVNNLRTFIEYKEVIPEDWDGDMPEPIISSIEFRNVSFSYKDGKYALKNLNFCITENSVAAVVGHNGAGKSTIIKLLFRLYDPTCGEILINGRNIKEYNLRAYRQLFAAAFQDYKILALSVKDNVLMGHKVENEDEAVIEALKKAGVYEKVETLPKGINTILTKEFDEDGAVLSGGQYQKIVVARAFVQNTPIKVFDEPSSALDPIAEYELYKSIMKESKNKTMIFISHRLSSVRNADRVFMFERGELIEQGTHEELMELNGSYADMYTKQAMNYLAVDKIEEGVAL, encoded by the coding sequence TTGGAAAAGAAGCCCAAAGATGTATCGAATTTAGCCTCAATTAAGAATAATTTTTTCGCACTGAAAATAGCATGGAGTCTTACAAAAAGCAATGTAATCCATGTACTGCTGTTAAATATCTTAGGATATTTTGAGTGGGTATTTTTCAGCACGATTTTTATGAGGTACATAATCAACGCATTAGAAAAGAAAATGAGTTTTGAAAGTATTATGGTTTTTATACTAATATCCGGGGGAGCCTTTGCCTTAATTGGGCTATACAGAAGCTATGTAAACAATGTTACGTTTACTCTGAACAGTACCAAAATATATGAAGGACTGTATCTGAAACTGTATAAAAAGGCGAGAAACGTTGAACTTAGCTGTTTTGAGGATGCTGAATTCTATAATAAATATACCATGGCAATTGATGATGCAGCGGACAAAATAGCCATAGTTGTGAATAATGTGTGGGGCATATTAGTAGGAATAATTGCAACCGGGGTAGTATTTTTTTCAATGTATGACATAGACAAGGTGGCTGTGCTGTTTGTAATTTTCCCTATAATAGGGAACTTCGTTTTTGGTGGCTTTATGAATAAGCTTGAATTGAAAAGATACAAGGAAGGTATACCTAATGAGCGTGTTTTTCAATATGTAAACAGGGTTATGTATCTGGCTGAATATGCCAAGGAAATGCGTTTATCCAAGGTTTACCAATTAATAAAGGAAAAATATAATGAAGCTTTAAAAAGAATTGTCAGTATAGCAGGTAAATATGCACCTAAGTTAATAGTCATGGAGGTACTGAAAGTTGTATTTACATTTTCAATAATTTTTGAAGGTGTACTACTTTATGGTGCTTACAGGGCAATGGTTGTAAAAAGCATTTCCCTTTCTGAAATGGCAGTTCTTTCAAGTACAATGGTTTCTGCCACATGGATTTTAATCGGGTTGTTTAACAATATAGTAGAGGCTATGAAGAACGGACTGTTCGTCAATAACCTCCGTACCTTTATCGAATATAAGGAAGTGATTCCGGAAGACTGGGACGGAGATATGCCTGAGCCTATTATTTCATCTATTGAATTTCGTAATGTCAGTTTTTCTTATAAAGACGGCAAATATGCATTGAAAAATCTGAATTTTTGCATAACGGAAAACAGTGTAGCAGCTGTTGTGGGACATAACGGAGCAGGAAAATCAACTATTATAAAGCTGTTATTCCGCCTGTATGATCCTACCTGCGGAGAAATTCTTATAAATGGAAGAAACATAAAAGAATATAATCTTAGGGCATACCGTCAATTGTTTGCCGCAGCTTTTCAGGACTACAAGATACTTGCTCTCTCTGTAAAGGATAATGTGCTGATGGGGCATAAAGTTGAAAATGAGGATGAGGCTGTAATTGAAGCTTTGAAGAAGGCAGGTGTCTATGAAAAGGTTGAGACTCTGCCAAAAGGAATTAATACTATTCTAACCAAGGAATTTGATGAAGACGGAGCTGTTCTTTCAGGTGGACAATATCAGAAGATAGTGGTTGCCAGAGCATTTGTTCAAAATACTCCGATTAAAGTTTTTGACGAACCGTCATCAGCTCTGGATCCAATTGCAGAATACGAATTATATAAAAGTATAATGAAAGAAAGTAAAAACAAGACCATGATATTTATATCCCATCGCCTTTCATCCGTAAGAAATGCAGACAGAGTATTTATGTTTGAACGTGGCGAACTTATTGAACAGGGTACTCATGAGGAGTTGATGGAATTGAACGGTTCCTATGCGGATATGTATACAAAGCAAGCAATGAACTATCTGGCAGTGGATAAAATAGAAGAGGGGGTTGCACTATGA
- a CDS encoding ABC transporter ATP-binding protein, with translation MSDKDMKQPFKQVWNNNMFILKICFSASPLYVLAFIFDILRNQILIFLEHTYGIGYVLESVEFGRPFHKVAVFIITLFILISLGMIYGAFVNQLISKKGLPKMKQKLKFMLYEKAQELDLECYDNPEYYNEFVLAVSEADKQVDRLMEFLNKIFTGLTVLITTGTYFLVKDWFSIIFVLISFILSFMLMQVFNKINFKIRLKKNPEERKRAYVNRVFYLNDYAKELRLNPDVSDKLFDKFKEANKAIYNIDKASAKKKFLISFVRDYISNDFISDVLYITYLVYKATVLNAISYSSVVILFNSFSRLKQSLRTITEIYPYASETSLYIDKIRNFLNYEPKIVSRKKLAVPETPKTFELNNISFAYKEGEKRVINNINITIKPYEKIALVGYNGAGKTTLIKLLMRLYDLQEGMISLNDINIKDYDVVQYHDYVGTVFQDYMLYAATVKENVIMDNADGVAEKPVMTALEQSGFAQRLQSFKHGLDTPLTAEFEEDGVNLSGGEAQKIAISRAFYKDSSLIILDEPSSALDPIAEYQLNQSMLEAAANKTVVFISHRLSTTRLADKIFMLENGRIIEEGSHEELLQLNGKYAEMWRVQAGQYIEV, from the coding sequence ATGAGTGATAAGGATATGAAACAGCCCTTCAAACAGGTTTGGAACAATAATATGTTCATACTGAAGATATGTTTTTCAGCTTCACCGTTGTATGTTCTTGCATTTATTTTTGATATACTAAGAAATCAAATTCTTATTTTTCTTGAACATACCTATGGTATCGGATATGTACTGGAGTCAGTTGAATTTGGACGGCCTTTTCATAAGGTTGCGGTATTCATAATAACTCTGTTTATATTGATAAGCTTGGGAATGATCTATGGTGCCTTTGTGAACCAACTTATATCAAAAAAGGGTTTGCCTAAGATGAAGCAGAAGCTAAAATTTATGCTTTACGAAAAGGCACAGGAGCTGGATTTGGAATGTTATGATAATCCTGAATACTATAATGAGTTTGTTCTGGCAGTCTCCGAAGCAGATAAGCAGGTGGACAGACTCATGGAATTTCTGAACAAGATTTTTACAGGGCTTACCGTTTTAATTACTACGGGAACGTATTTTCTGGTAAAAGACTGGTTTTCCATAATATTCGTCCTCATTTCCTTTATATTGTCCTTTATGCTTATGCAGGTTTTCAACAAAATAAATTTTAAAATACGTTTGAAAAAGAATCCTGAGGAACGGAAAAGAGCTTATGTTAATCGTGTTTTCTATCTGAATGATTATGCAAAGGAACTCAGGCTTAACCCGGATGTGTCCGACAAGCTCTTTGACAAGTTTAAAGAAGCAAATAAAGCTATATATAACATAGACAAAGCAAGTGCGAAAAAGAAATTTCTTATAAGCTTCGTTAGAGACTATATATCTAATGACTTTATAAGTGACGTGCTTTACATAACTTATCTGGTATATAAGGCCACTGTTCTAAATGCAATTTCATACAGCAGTGTTGTTATTTTATTTAACTCTTTCAGCAGGCTGAAACAGAGTCTCAGGACTATAACGGAAATCTACCCTTATGCCAGTGAAACAAGCTTATATATTGATAAAATCAGAAACTTCTTAAATTATGAGCCTAAAATTGTTAGCCGCAAAAAGCTTGCTGTGCCTGAGACACCAAAAACATTTGAACTTAATAATATATCTTTCGCGTATAAAGAGGGAGAAAAAAGAGTAATAAACAATATAAATATAACCATTAAGCCGTATGAAAAAATTGCACTTGTAGGTTACAACGGTGCTGGAAAAACAACTTTAATAAAGCTGCTTATGCGTTTATATGACTTACAGGAAGGTATGATATCTCTCAATGACATTAATATAAAGGATTACGATGTGGTTCAGTACCATGACTATGTGGGGACCGTTTTTCAGGACTATATGCTTTATGCAGCTACAGTCAAGGAAAATGTAATAATGGACAATGCAGATGGTGTCGCGGAAAAGCCTGTAATGACAGCACTGGAGCAAAGCGGCTTTGCACAAAGGCTTCAGAGCTTTAAGCATGGGCTTGATACTCCTCTTACTGCGGAATTTGAGGAGGACGGAGTGAATCTTTCAGGAGGTGAAGCACAAAAAATTGCAATATCAAGAGCCTTTTACAAAGATTCGAGTCTTATTATTCTTGATGAACCCTCTTCTGCACTTGACCCCATCGCAGAATATCAGCTGAACCAGTCAATGCTTGAGGCTGCAGCCAATAAAACCGTTGTTTTTATATCTCACAGGCTTTCAACTACAAGGCTGGCAGATAAAATATTCATGCTCGAAAACGGAAGGATTATTGAGGAGGGCAGCCATGAGGAGCTGCTCCAACTCAACGGAAAGTATGCAGAGATGTGGCGTGTACAAGCTGGACAATATATAGAGGTATAG
- a CDS encoding glycoside hydrolase family 9 protein has translation MKKVSVLVVLAVLLVSIIPSAVSAEENNFNYVDAFAKSILFYEANWCGPDAGNNRIKWRGPCHCDDGKDVGLDLTGGFHDCGDHVKFGLPQCASASTLAWAYYEFEDVFIDKGQDGYMLNILKHFCDYFMKCFPNKTTFYYQVGDGDVDHQYWGPPELQTYDRPAYYVATPSNPGSDVAGDAAAALALMYLNYKDIDSTYAEKCLTYAKDLYDFGMTYRGNSKGQSYYLPRTYLDELMWGSIWLYVATNDNKYMDNVEKLMVEKGITGGNSFNDNWTQCWDYVLTGVFTKLATLSTNPLYKSIADDHIDYWQNRLKTTPAGLKYLDSWGVCKYPAAESMVQLVYYKYFGNEKCLDFAKGQIDYILGDNPNNMSYVVGFGDNYPKYPHHRAASGVLEGPPADEKKELPERHILYGALVGGADMNDEYHDNVNEYVYSETGLDYNAGLVGAMAGMSKYFGKDQLPEPTPGIEGEPTQYYSEAKLYKSNTEGVTVDLNLYNIVTAPPQYEKDLSCKFFVDLSEFAAEGINPSKFTTKVYYSPADAQISGIQPYDKEKNIYYVEITFPNSQLYARTYVQFCIYNYESKLWDSKNDLSTAGLTDEYAKIENIPIYKNGVKVYGNDPAGSTTILYGDLNNDKEINAIDFALLKKYLLNGDAEGIILNNADINKDGAVNALDFANLKLYLLGK, from the coding sequence ATGAAAAAGGTAAGTGTACTGGTTGTGCTTGCTGTTTTACTGGTGAGCATTATTCCATCTGCGGTTTCAGCTGAGGAAAACAACTTTAACTATGTTGATGCATTTGCCAAGTCAATTCTTTTCTATGAGGCAAATTGGTGTGGTCCTGATGCAGGAAACAACAGGATTAAATGGCGCGGCCCTTGCCATTGTGATGACGGAAAGGATGTAGGACTGGACTTGACGGGAGGGTTTCATGACTGCGGAGACCATGTAAAGTTCGGGTTACCGCAATGTGCTTCTGCTTCAACCCTTGCATGGGCTTACTATGAGTTCGAGGATGTTTTTATTGACAAGGGACAGGATGGCTATATGCTTAATATTTTAAAGCATTTTTGCGATTACTTTATGAAATGCTTCCCGAACAAGACTACGTTTTACTATCAGGTAGGCGACGGTGATGTAGATCACCAATATTGGGGGCCGCCTGAGCTTCAGACATATGACAGGCCAGCCTATTATGTTGCAACACCATCAAATCCCGGTTCTGATGTAGCAGGTGATGCGGCTGCTGCACTGGCACTTATGTATCTGAACTATAAGGATATAGATTCAACTTATGCAGAAAAATGTCTTACTTATGCAAAAGACCTTTATGACTTCGGTATGACCTATAGAGGAAACAGTAAAGGTCAAAGCTATTATCTGCCTAGAACTTATCTGGATGAACTTATGTGGGGATCAATCTGGCTTTATGTTGCTACAAATGATAATAAATATATGGATAATGTAGAAAAGCTAATGGTTGAGAAAGGGATAACCGGAGGCAACTCCTTTAATGACAATTGGACCCAGTGCTGGGATTATGTATTAACAGGAGTGTTTACAAAGCTTGCAACACTTTCGACTAATCCTTTATACAAATCAATAGCCGATGACCATATTGATTACTGGCAGAATAGATTAAAAACTACTCCTGCAGGATTGAAATACCTTGATAGCTGGGGTGTTTGCAAATACCCTGCAGCAGAGAGTATGGTTCAGCTTGTTTATTATAAATATTTTGGTAATGAGAAGTGTCTGGACTTTGCAAAGGGACAAATAGATTACATTCTTGGAGACAATCCCAACAATATGTCTTATGTAGTTGGTTTCGGAGATAATTATCCCAAATACCCTCATCATCGTGCCGCAAGCGGAGTTTTGGAAGGCCCGCCTGCAGATGAAAAGAAGGAATTGCCGGAAAGGCATATTCTATACGGTGCTCTTGTAGGGGGAGCAGACATGAATGATGAATATCATGACAATGTTAATGAGTATGTTTATTCAGAAACCGGATTGGACTATAATGCAGGCTTAGTAGGAGCAATGGCGGGTATGTCAAAATACTTCGGTAAAGACCAGTTGCCTGAACCTACTCCGGGTATTGAGGGTGAGCCGACCCAATACTATTCGGAAGCTAAACTATACAAATCAAATACAGAGGGTGTTACCGTTGACCTTAATTTGTATAATATTGTTACGGCACCTCCTCAATATGAAAAAGACTTATCCTGTAAGTTCTTCGTAGACTTATCAGAATTTGCTGCTGAAGGAATTAATCCATCTAAGTTTACAACTAAGGTATATTATTCTCCGGCCGATGCACAAATATCTGGAATTCAGCCATATGATAAGGAGAAAAATATCTATTACGTAGAAATTACTTTCCCAAATAGTCAGTTGTATGCAAGAACTTATGTTCAATTCTGTATTTACAATTACGAAAGTAAACTATGGGATTCCAAAAATGACCTTTCTACCGCAGGTTTAACCGATGAATATGCGAAAATAGAAAATATTCCAATATACAAAAATGGCGTTAAAGTTTACGGGAATGACCCTGCGGGAAGTACAACAATTTTGTATGGAGATTTAAATAACGATAAAGAAATAAATGCAATTGATTTTGCATTATTAAAAAAATACCTGCTGAATGGAGATGCAGAGGGTATAATTCTTAATAATGCCGACATTAATAAGGATGGAGCTGTAAATGCTCTGGATTTTGCAAACTTAAAACTGTACTTACTTGGTAAATAA